A region from the Phycisphaeraceae bacterium genome encodes:
- a CDS encoding serine/threonine protein kinase: MSRLHEILGYEVLGTLGHGARSTIYAVKDRDNSVYALKKVVRTSPSDQRFLDQAISEHEIAQKFSHHTLRKSFKLIRQRAILRVSEIYVLMEMVDGFTMEQHKTLSMVELVQLCQQVAVGLGEMHKAGVVHADIKPNNILVTDRQSIKIIDFGQSCEIGTVKKRIQGTPDYIAPEQVMRRPITPQTDVFNLGATLYWLFTGKHIPTLIPKGSPGAIKLVEEQKLIPPKEINPDVTPALSMLVMNCLETDPRMRPESMPLVHDRLGLALAQLQRDELAGTRRRAMV, encoded by the coding sequence ATGTCGCGGCTCCACGAGATCCTTGGATACGAGGTTCTGGGCACGCTTGGTCACGGCGCGCGCAGTACCATTTATGCGGTTAAAGACCGCGATAATAGTGTCTATGCGCTCAAAAAGGTCGTGCGAACCTCGCCCAGTGACCAGCGATTTTTAGATCAAGCGATCTCCGAGCACGAGATCGCGCAGAAGTTCAGTCATCACACCCTTCGCAAGAGTTTTAAACTCATTCGTCAACGAGCAATTCTGCGCGTCAGTGAAATTTACGTGCTGATGGAAATGGTTGATGGATTCACCATGGAGCAGCACAAGACGCTGAGCATGGTTGAATTGGTCCAACTCTGCCAGCAGGTTGCTGTGGGGCTAGGTGAAATGCACAAGGCAGGGGTAGTTCATGCGGATATCAAACCGAATAATATTTTGGTAACTGATCGGCAGTCCATCAAAATCATTGACTTTGGTCAGAGCTGCGAGATCGGAACTGTCAAAAAGCGTATTCAGGGCACGCCTGACTACATCGCACCTGAGCAGGTTATGCGACGACCGATCACGCCTCAGACGGATGTCTTTAATCTCGGTGCAACACTCTATTGGCTGTTCACTGGCAAACATATTCCCACTTTGATACCCAAAGGTTCACCCGGCGCGATCAAACTCGTCGAGGAACAAAAATTGATCCCGCCTAAGGAAATCAATCCCGACGTTACCCCCGCGCTATCCATGTTGGTGATGAATTGTCTGGAGACCGATCCTCGCATGAGACCTGAAAGCATGCCGCTGGTCCACGACCGTCTGGGGCTGGCACTGGCGCAACTCCAACGCGATGAGCTTGCCGGTACCCGTCGACGCGCGATGGTATAG
- a CDS encoding type II secretion system protein, protein MSRFRRNIAFTLVELLVVISIIALLVALLLPALAAARDNARFVICRSNQRQVYTLAGSFRADENALLPAWWYNHRPTGPTPGEYVDVGNPWFGWNYEHWGHMLIDKNYLSSGFRLNTTGLPNIYTSLEKHSRSSILRCPEGYAPQNSTEANRPANLDPATRRRLLWLWQDTTPNAAGTNVTYPPVYYLSNYHINMNAGSFVWYHNASVNQGFYPRREWTRKSNESKIFYIGENVNFGMNENHTDTAWKHGGVWGTSGLTYNPAAPHSSLTRANIIYADGHGSVMKDNYNDPPVAPEKFPFVWY, encoded by the coding sequence ATGTCACGCTTTCGACGAAACATCGCATTCACACTCGTTGAACTTCTCGTGGTGATTTCAATTATCGCACTGCTGGTGGCGTTGCTGCTTCCAGCACTTGCTGCTGCACGGGACAATGCCCGATTCGTGATCTGCAGAAGTAATCAACGGCAGGTCTATACCCTCGCGGGTTCTTTTCGTGCGGATGAGAACGCATTACTCCCGGCATGGTGGTACAACCATCGACCTACCGGCCCGACTCCCGGTGAATATGTAGATGTTGGGAATCCCTGGTTCGGTTGGAACTATGAGCATTGGGGTCACATGCTGATTGATAAAAATTATCTTAGCAGCGGCTTCCGCCTCAATACGACCGGGCTACCCAATATCTACACCTCGCTGGAGAAACACTCCCGTTCTTCAATTCTTCGCTGTCCTGAAGGCTACGCACCGCAAAACAGTACGGAAGCAAATCGGCCCGCAAATCTGGATCCTGCCACTCGCCGCCGACTGTTGTGGCTCTGGCAAGACACTACTCCTAATGCTGCAGGAACCAACGTCACTTATCCGCCGGTGTATTACTTGAGCAACTATCACATCAACATGAACGCTGGCTCTTTCGTGTGGTATCACAATGCCAGCGTTAATCAGGGTTTTTACCCCCGTCGAGAGTGGACGCGAAAATCAAACGAATCCAAAATTTTTTATATCGGTGAAAATGTAAACTTCGGTATGAACGAGAACCATACCGACACCGCCTGGAAGCATGGCGGCGTATGGGGCACCTCAGGCTTAACCTACAACCCGGCTGCACCACACAGCTCCCTCACACGTGCCAACATCATTTACGCCGATGGCCATGGATCAGTAATGAAAGATAATTACAACGATCCGCCGGTCGCACCCGAGAAATTTCCGTTTGTCTGGTATTGA
- a CDS encoding NADH-quinone oxidoreductase subunit I yields MPIRNEDIIVLNPAPIRASESSFLPEVIAGLGTTLKHMMGSIGRGKRNKVMEYPEERRENISVEEGGLYRGNYRGVHRLNRDEDGRVKCVACFMCQTACPAHCIHIEGAESPWDDREKYPVKFDLDELRCIYCGMCEMACPVDAIELTPVYDIVGLTRSEMIFDKEKLLTVYDQTIQDKPM; encoded by the coding sequence ATGCCTATCCGCAACGAAGATATTATTGTCCTCAACCCCGCCCCCATTAGGGCGTCGGAGTCATCCTTCCTTCCCGAAGTGATCGCTGGCCTGGGTACCACGCTCAAACACATGATGGGTTCGATTGGTCGTGGCAAGCGCAACAAAGTGATGGAATACCCCGAGGAGCGGCGGGAGAACATCTCTGTCGAAGAAGGCGGTCTCTATCGTGGAAATTATCGAGGAGTCCATCGGCTTAACCGGGATGAGGATGGCCGAGTCAAGTGTGTCGCCTGCTTCATGTGCCAGACCGCCTGCCCCGCGCACTGCATCCATATCGAGGGTGCGGAATCTCCCTGGGATGATCGGGAAAAGTATCCGGTTAAGTTTGACCTTGATGAACTGCGATGTATCTACTGCGGCATGTGTGAGATGGCTTGCCCGGTCGATGCGATCGAGCTGACTCCTGTCTATGACATCGTCGGCCTCACCCGATCGGAAATGATTTTCGATAAAGAGAAACTGCTCACGGTGTACGACCAGACGATTCAAGACAAGCCGATGTGA
- the thrC gene encoding threonine synthase — protein sequence MPLAFQQCIDPDCRATFGVDEIHVSCPVCSKSGKQSLLDIQYDWEHLSRPRNFGFFEHRWSTKGESGEGALDFSGVWRFRELMPFFRHEQDIVTVGEGRTNLQDAVLLAPHIGLDYARGGKVFLQYEGLNPSGSFKDNGMTAAFTHARMVGATRVACASTGNTSASLAMFASLSKMTGIVFIGSGKIAYGKLSQALEYGARTLQIQGDFDACLRRVRQITVERTDLGIYLMNSVNPFRLEGQKSIMYRVLEALNWEVPDWIVVPGGNLGNCSAFGKAFSELKKLGLVKRIPRLAVINAAGANTLYELYTNRGLRWNGGRYDQQMVRDFYARMDSSDMHAHTIASAIEIGRPVNLPKALRALDEMNGVVRQVDDETILEHKAMVGRFGFGCEPASAASVAGAHLLIEEGIIGKTDRVVCILTGHVLKDPDATVKYHTGIDVKSVQETAPRHDPKGKMACRPIPVPDDLNAIIAAITQ from the coding sequence ATGCCATTAGCCTTCCAACAGTGCATTGATCCCGACTGCCGTGCGACTTTTGGTGTGGATGAGATCCACGTCTCATGCCCTGTCTGCTCCAAGTCGGGTAAGCAGTCGCTCCTTGATATTCAGTATGACTGGGAGCATCTCTCCCGACCCAGGAATTTCGGGTTTTTCGAACATCGCTGGTCCACCAAAGGTGAGAGCGGCGAAGGCGCGCTCGATTTCTCCGGCGTGTGGCGTTTTCGTGAACTCATGCCGTTTTTTCGCCATGAACAGGACATCGTGACCGTCGGAGAGGGACGGACAAATCTCCAGGATGCGGTACTCTTGGCACCGCATATTGGGCTGGATTACGCTCGTGGAGGTAAGGTCTTCCTCCAATATGAGGGGCTTAATCCTTCGGGGTCATTCAAAGACAATGGCATGACGGCTGCCTTTACTCATGCCCGCATGGTCGGTGCCACTCGAGTTGCCTGTGCATCCACTGGCAACACCTCGGCCAGTCTTGCCATGTTTGCTTCGCTTTCGAAAATGACCGGCATCGTCTTTATCGGCTCGGGAAAAATTGCCTACGGCAAACTGTCGCAGGCTTTGGAATATGGTGCGCGGACTCTTCAGATCCAGGGCGACTTCGACGCATGTCTCCGTCGCGTCCGACAAATCACTGTCGAACGAACAGACCTGGGCATCTACCTGATGAACAGCGTAAATCCGTTCCGTCTCGAAGGACAAAAAAGCATCATGTACCGCGTCCTCGAAGCGTTGAACTGGGAAGTGCCGGATTGGATCGTCGTTCCCGGCGGTAATTTGGGAAATTGTTCCGCGTTCGGGAAAGCGTTTTCTGAACTCAAGAAACTCGGGTTGGTAAAACGCATTCCGCGGTTAGCGGTTATTAACGCGGCTGGTGCCAATACTCTTTACGAGCTTTACACCAATCGCGGACTTCGATGGAACGGCGGACGGTACGACCAACAGATGGTCCGAGATTTTTATGCCCGAATGGACTCCTCGGACATGCACGCGCACACGATCGCCAGTGCCATTGAAATTGGCCGACCGGTGAATCTGCCCAAGGCGTTGCGGGCACTGGATGAGATGAACGGTGTTGTGCGCCAGGTTGATGATGAAACAATTTTGGAACACAAAGCGATGGTGGGGCGGTTTGGATTCGGCTGTGAACCCGCCAGTGCAGCCTCAGTCGCTGGTGCGCACCTGCTGATTGAGGAAGGAATCATCGGCAAGACTGATCGCGTCGTCTGCATTCTCACAGGACACGTTCTGAAGGATCCCGACGCCACCGTCAAATATCACACAGGCATCGATGTAAAAAGCGTGCAGGAAACAGCTCCACGTCATGACCCCAAAGGAAAAATGGCCTGCCGCCCCATTCCGGTGCCCGACGATCTCAATGCGATCATTGCTGCGATAACCCAATAA
- the rpsT gene encoding 30S ribosomal protein S20, whose translation MPNTLSAKKRVRQNAKRQAINRWRTNRIKTAIKSFRATVQHGDVSKADAELKAIYKLLDQIASTGTLHKNTASRYKSRLTTRFNALKKVKAA comes from the coding sequence ATGCCCAACACACTTTCTGCCAAGAAACGAGTTCGCCAGAACGCCAAACGCCAAGCTATCAATCGTTGGCGCACCAACCGCATCAAAACCGCGATCAAGTCCTTCCGCGCCACGGTCCAGCATGGCGACGTAAGCAAGGCCGACGCCGAACTCAAGGCCATTTACAAATTGCTTGATCAGATCGCGTCCACTGGCACGTTGCACAAGAATACCGCTTCGCGTTACAAGAGCAGGCTCACTACGCGATTCAATGCTCTGAAAAAAGTAAAGGCCGCATAA